GCCCCTGCCTTTTGACGAGGCAGCATAACTTTACAATACAGTCCAAACTTTAGTACGGAACTTAGTAATCTTGACAAAAAAGGCTTCTAATCCGCAATATTTACATGCATGATGGACTGGAAAGGTTTGACATACATATTCAACGATGCTATAATTTTAAAAGTTAATAGACACGTAAGGATGGACATAGTCCCTTATTTTTTCGCACATGAGTAAGGAGAAAGCCTGAAATCATGAAATTAAAGATTATCATTCACGATGCTGAAGAAGGCGGATATTGGGCAGAAGTGCCTGCGATCGCGGGGTGTGCGACACAGGGTGATACGTTTGAAGAGCTGCTTGAAAATATCTATGAAGCGATTGAAGGTTGTTTATCTGTGGATGTTGATGCCATAGAAGTCACTGGAAAAGATAGAGTGATGGAGATAGCGGTTTGAAAGCGTTGACGGGGAAAGCCTTCTGCCGTTTATTGGAGAAACGAAGTTGGCAGCTGAAGCGCATTAGAGGTAGCCACCACATTTATGCTAAAGAAGGAATTCCGGTTCGACTCTCTGTGCCTGTCCATGGGAATAAGACCCTCAAACGTGGATTGCAAAGACACTTTATGAAAATCAGTGGAATTGAGGAAAATGAATTGTAGCAGTTAGGAAAAGGCGAGGTTCCTCAACCTCGCCAACGGCGGGTGTATGGGATTGGATATATTCTCTGAATTCGACAATCACTAACGATAAGATTGTGCGGCTTTAATCCGTCCCCAAGTAAGACTCAACTTTCCGGTGGGTTGGACGGGCAAGCCTTGTGATTCAAAGTTCTGTTCGACTTCTTCTAACGTTAATGCCTTCTTATAGATGCGCACTTCGTCGACCGCGCCGATCAAGTACTCAGCAGTATTGCCGTTTTGGGCGATGTACCAGTTCGTTCCACCGCCGCCTATATCGCCAGCCATCGCTTCTTCCTCTTTGACGAGAGCGCCATCGACGTACAACTTCGCCACATCGGCTTCGCGGGTCGCTATCACATGATGCCATTCGCCATCGGCATAGTCATCATCGGTTACCCACGCTTTCCTGACGTTGTTCGCTTGTTCGGTATAGTATCGGAGTTGCCCGGTGTTCTGATTGAAGCCGAGTCGAAAGAAATGATCGTTGAAATCCGTCTTATTTGTTAGGAGATATTGCCAACCGATGCGACTGTTAGGTTGTTTAAAAAACCAGGCTTCATACGATGCCGGACTTTCCGCGATGTTGAAAATACTTGGTAACTCCACACACTCGGGTTGTCCACCAAACTCGAGTGCTTCACCGAGATGGCCTTCAATAGACTTCGGTTGACCGAGGATTGTGCCATCCTTGCCACCCGCAACATCTTTAACTGTATCACCGGCGATGTCGTCTTCGTCAAGTCTGTAATAACTCACTAACCCATCTGTGACGTAAGCCTCCACCGTCATAATTGTGATGAGAGTAAAGGCAAGCATCATACCCGTTTGAGCGATTAGATGTTGGGATTTCATGATTTTCTCCTTGTTATTCGGTATTGGCTCGCAAGCGGGCGAGTTCTTCTCGGAGCCGTTCGACTTCAGTTTCTGCCTTCTGTCGTGCGGCGGCTTCTTGCTCAACGCGTGCTTCAGCAGCTTCAGCGGCGGTTTGAAGCCACTTCTTTGCAACCGGATCATAAATCTCGAAATGCTCACCCCGTAAATGAAAATCTAATCCGAGTGCACCGGAATGAAGACCCTCATCAACACTGGGTTGAATCTCTACATACACGCCATCAACTAACGTAAAACCCATCAGTGGTGATGGCAGATACTGACGTTCAGCATCGTAGAGGAAATAGTCCTGAATCCCCATTCTGGCATAGTGCTCCATCTTAGTAGTTAGGTCGTTTTCGTAGGTGCTTGCGCTGGAGAGTTCCATCACGAAGTCGGGAGACTTACCTTCTTCCCAGACTTTGTAAGTCCGCCGCTGCTTCCGACCAAGCCCGAAAGCGATAAGGACATCCGGCGAGATTGCTGTCCGACGGGGACCCTCTATATCATACATCATAATATCCCCGGAAATATAGACATCTGGATATTGTTCAAAATGTGCTTCGAGTGTCTGCAGTATTCGTATTAGTATCTCTCTGTGCATGTCACTGGCTGCCATAGGTTTTCCATCCGTTTCGGGGTAAAGTTCCGTGTCCGTAGGCGCATAGGGGATCGGAGGACCCTTTAGATAAGTTTGCATTGGTGTTTCTCCTTTTGGGTAAAATGCATAAAGAACACGTTTTAAGGCTGTGTACCGATATCTGAATTACCTGTTAAGTATAACCGAAAATAAGGGTTGCGTCAAGAAGTTTTCAGGTAATACCCCTTCAATCTAACGGAAATAGGGGGCGGCGGACGTTGTGGTATTCAAAGTGCAACGGATTCACGGCAGTTAATCCGGGTGTATCTACCTCAATAATGTTTCCTGCTATCGGTTCGTACGCTGCGCGATAGGCGACGGCGGCTTTGACGACGATCATCCGCATTGACTTCGGATCAATGCCGAGACTATATAACTGCTGTAGGCTAAACGGGGTCTGCCGTCTACTCGTCAACGCGACCAACGACCCTCCAAGGTCAATCACAGTCGTCAATCCCTGATTGTGGTATCGGGCGCCGCCGTGTCGGGGTTCCGTCTCGATGTATTGACCGTCGTGGATAAGTCGTACCTTCCCATTAATTGCGACTGGATCGCCGTGCAGATTGTCCATCTTCCCACCGACTTGGAGCGAGACTGCTTCTCCGACACCTGCCTGAATGCACGCTTGCACGCCTTCCGGATC
The genomic region above belongs to Candidatus Poribacteria bacterium and contains:
- a CDS encoding type II toxin-antitoxin system HicB family antitoxin, with product MKLKIIIHDAEEGGYWAEVPAIAGCATQGDTFEELLENIYEAIEGCLSVDVDAIEVTGKDRVMEIAV
- a CDS encoding type II toxin-antitoxin system HicA family toxin; this encodes MKALTGKAFCRLLEKRSWQLKRIRGSHHIYAKEGIPVRLSVPVHGNKTLKRGLQRHFMKISGIEENEL
- a CDS encoding LamG domain-containing protein codes for the protein MKSQHLIAQTGMMLAFTLITIMTVEAYVTDGLVSYYRLDEDDIAGDTVKDVAGGKDGTILGQPKSIEGHLGEALEFGGQPECVELPSIFNIAESPASYEAWFFKQPNSRIGWQYLLTNKTDFNDHFFRLGFNQNTGQLRYYTEQANNVRKAWVTDDDYADGEWHHVIATREADVAKLYVDGALVKEEEAMAGDIGGGGTNWYIAQNGNTAEYLIGAVDEVRIYKKALTLEEVEQNFESQGLPVQPTGKLSLTWGRIKAAQSYR
- a CDS encoding Uma2 family endonuclease, which encodes MQTYLKGPPIPYAPTDTELYPETDGKPMAASDMHREILIRILQTLEAHFEQYPDVYISGDIMMYDIEGPRRTAISPDVLIAFGLGRKQRRTYKVWEEGKSPDFVMELSSASTYENDLTTKMEHYARMGIQDYFLYDAERQYLPSPLMGFTLVDGVYVEIQPSVDEGLHSGALGLDFHLRGEHFEIYDPVAKKWLQTAAEAAEARVEQEAAARQKAETEVERLREELARLRANTE